A stretch of Tigriopus californicus strain San Diego chromosome 11, Tcal_SD_v2.1, whole genome shotgun sequence DNA encodes these proteins:
- the LOC131890159 gene encoding frizzled-5-like, translating to MKIVPSFLILCWVLGWVKCQFRESGKCQPIRVPMCRGMQYMMTSLPNHFNHHTQAEIMLEISQFKPLIHVNCSTELQFFLCSLYTPICIPNYERKIPACRSVCERVKSSCFPIMSQYGFQWPERMACELLPRISTDNQLCMDPLMNGKRSVLQDDIKTMLEPFESNFEEDPRWEKLDEWDLETTDMEEILSKTTYFSSIVLVIGMLNLVSSSIAIVIFTTQWSKHSYPERPLLFMSFCNASIALGTIVKVLVIEDEPSSCSQMSVERVFCSIIHLLIYYFQMGACCWWVIMAVTWFLSVKLMWASEVIEKYGKLFHSLSWIWPLLETALYYATFTLEGNEFRSLCCHGPQDSPTMVLVSIVPLLLKIIFGTVFLSIGIAAGFRVKKLLPAEHIQSLQRIMLKILVFSLIYTLCQLIVILFSLHGILNLSDGLSNWASVVILIPGSISLGWVVSRKSIKSLSQINLKPCLSKGTPPVNYEDFFNQLGHPWIKSIQETNKGSMNLHNNNVNHNRTLRQDGTVETNDIYMQF from the exons ATGAAGATCGTCCCTTCATTCCTGATCTTGTGTTGGGTGTTAGGTTGGGTAAAGTGCCAATTTCGTGAGAGTGGAAAGTGCCAACCGATTCGCGTACCCATGTGTAGAGGTATGCAGTACATGATGACATCCTTACCCAACCATTTCAATCACCACACTCAGGCCGAGATCATGTTAGAAATCTCTCAATTCAAACCTTTGATCCATGTGAATTGTTCGACGGAGTTACAATTCTTTTTATGCTCTCTGTACACTCCGATCTGTATTCCGAACTACGAGAGAAAAATCCCCGCATGTCGATCAGTTTGTGAGCGGGTCAAATCCTCGTGTTTCCCCATCATGTCCCAGTATGGCTTTCAATGGCCTGAAAGAATGGCATGTGAGTTATTGCCCCGCATTTCGACCGACAACCAACTATGCATGGATCCCTTGATGAATGGGAAGAGATCAGTGCTTCAAGACGATATTAAAACCATGCTGGAACCTTTTGAGAGCAATTTTGAAGAAGATCCAAGGTGGGAAAAGCTCGATGAATGGGACCTAGAGACCACAGACATGGAAGAGATCCTATCCAAAACCACGTATTTTAGCAGTATTGTGCTCGTCATTGGCATGCTGAATTTGGTCTCAAGCTCTATTGCTATTGTCATTTTCACCACACAATGGAGCAAGCACAGCTACCCGGAACGGCCTTTGTTATTCATGTCATTTTGCAACGCTTCTATAGCTTTAG GAACCATCGTTAAGGTACTGGTCATTGAAGACGAGCCATCAAGCTGCTCCCAAATGAGTGTGGAGCGTGTGTTCTGTTCCATAATTCATCTTCTCATATACTACTTCCAAATGGGAGCCTGTTGTTGGTGGGTGATTATGGCTGTGACCTGGTTTCTCTCCGTGAAGCTCATGTGGGCGTCAGAGGTGATTGAAAA ATATGGAAAGCTGTTCCATTCCCTCTCGTGGATTTGGCCTTTGTTGGAGACAGCTTTGTATTATGCCACATTTACACTCGAAGGGAACGAGTTTCGCAGCCTTTGCTGCCATGGTCCCCAGGATAGTCCCACCATGGTGTTGGTTTCCATTGTTCCTCTGCTCCTCAAGATCATATTTGGAACCGTTTTCCTGAGCATTGGAATCGCCGCAGGGTTTCGAGTGAAGAAGCTCCTGCCTGCTGAACACATtcaaagtcttcaaagaaTCATGTTGAAGATCTTAGTGTTCTCTTTAATTTATACCCTCTGTCAACTCATCGTGATATTATTCTCTCTGCATGGGATCTTAAACCTTTCGGATGGACTGAGTAATTGGGCATCAGTAGTCATTCTCATCCCTGGATCGATTTCATTGGGCTGGGTAGTCAGTCGTAAGTCAATCAAATCCTTGTCACAGATCAACCTCAAACCCTGTCTATCGAAGGGGACGCCACCAGTCAATTATGAAGATTTCTTCAACCAACTCGGTCACCCCTGGATTAAATCGATCCAAGAGACAAACAAGGGCTCTATGAACCTCCATAACAATAACGTGAATCATAATCGAACTCTCAGACAAGATGGGACGGTGGAAACAAATGATATCTACATGCAATTCTGA